The following proteins are co-located in the Heteronotia binoei isolate CCM8104 ecotype False Entrance Well chromosome 8, APGP_CSIRO_Hbin_v1, whole genome shotgun sequence genome:
- the LOC132576677 gene encoding lithostathine-1-like has product MGLLSCFSLAFLGFLIAGPSPRGVGALSCPSGWLFYQGNCYGLFQDKLTWAEAEVDCQSQGRNGHLTSITSQAEGAVLAKLIKDSPLHDVNVWIGLHDPQKNGRWRWTNRSLVNYKSWFTGMPDNYENQEYCTELWRHSGYVGWNDVNCKHERPYICKYEL; this is encoded by the exons atggGGCTCCTCTCCTGTTTCAGCCTGGCCTTCCTCGGCTTCCTGATCGCTGGTCCATCCCCAAGAG GTGTGGGAGCCTTATCATGTCCTTCAGGATGGCTGTTTTACCAAGGCAACTGCTATGGATTGTTCCAAGATAAATTGACCTGGGCTGAGGCAGAG GTCGACTGTCAAAGCCAAGGCCGCAATGGTCACCTCACTTCCATCACCAGCCAAGCAGAGGGAGCCGTGCTGGCCAAACTCATCAAGGACTCTCCACTACATGACGTGAATGTCTGGATTGGACTCCATGACCCCCAGAAG AACGGACGCTGGAGATGGACCAATAGATCTCTGGTAAACTACAAGTCCTGGTTCACTGGAATGCCTGACAATTATGAAAATCAGGAATACTGCACAGAGCTTTGGCGTCACTCAG GATACGTGGGTTGGAATGATGTGAACTGCAAACATGAGCGCCCCTACATCTGCAAGTATGAACTGTAG